The genomic stretch CCTGGACATGGGTGGAACGTCAACCGACGTGTCGCTCGTTGAGGATGGCACGCCCGGAACGACGCGCCAGACGAAAGTCGGGTATCGGGAGTTCAAGTCGCGGGCTGTGGATGTTAACACGGTCGGTGCTGGTGGCGGGTCGATTGCCCGTGTGCAACTCTCCGGGTCGCTTCAGGTGGGCCCCGAAAGCTCGGGTGCAGACCCAGGCCCTGCGTGTTATGGCCAGGGTGGCGAGGAACCGACCGTCACGGACGCGAACGTCGTGCTCGGGCGGATTCCTCCCTCGGTGCAACTCGGTGGACGCATGGACCTCGACCGAGAGGCGGCACGCGAGGCGATTCAAACCATCGCCGACGAGCGAGACAGTTCGGTTGAGGAAGCCGCACAGGCCATCCTCGACATCGTAAACGAGAACATGCACGGCGCACTCCGCGTCGTCTCCGTCGAACGAGGGTACGACCCACGGGACTTCGGCCTGGTGGCGTTTGGCGGTGCAGGGCCGATGCACGCGAACGCACTGGCCGACGTGATGGATTCCTACCCCCTCATCATCCCGCCTGGCCCGGGTGTGATGAGCGCGTTTGGCTTCCTGACGAGCGACGTGCAAAACGAGTTCTCAGAGACCTACCTCGAAACCGACGAGGACGTCGAAGGAGACGCCGTTGCGGCCCGACTTGAACACTTACAGGGTGAGGCGACTGACTGGCTCCTCTCGGAGGGGGTCGATGCAGACCAGCACGCTTTCGAATTCTTCGCTGACTGTCGCTACTATCGCCAGGACATCCAGATGTCGATTCCAATCGACATCGACAAACTGCGCGACGGGGCTGGCCTCGCAGAAATTAAAGACGACTTCGAACGGCGTCACGACCAACAATTCGGCTTCTCGCTCGATGCCCCTCTCGAGATTGCGAACCTGCGCGTTATCGGGAAGGGGACGATTCAGGGCGTCACGCTCGAAGAAGCCGAACTGGGAGATGCAGACGCTTCTGGGGCGAAAGTCGGTACCCACGAAGTGTACTTCGACGATACCTACCACAAATCGGGCATCTACGACCGGACGAAACTCACGCCGGGCAACGTCGTTCCCGGTCCGGCCATCGTCACCGACGCTGATTCCACCGTCGTCATTCAGCCAGACCACGAGGCGACAGTCGATCGATTTGCGAACCTCGAAATCAACAGGAGTGAATCTCAATGAACCAGAACGAAACCGAAACGACGCCCGATTTCGTCCGCGACTACGACATCGACGCGACGACGCTCGACATCATCGAAAGCACGCTCTCTAACACACGCTACGAGATGGACCGCGTCGTGGAGACGACGGCCATCAGCCCGGTTATCCGCGAGCAATCAGACCAGTTCCCGCTCATCGCCGATGCGAAAGGGCGGATGGTCATGGGTCAGTTCGGGAGCGCAATCGACACCATCATCGAGAACTCGCCGTTCGACTGGGACGAGTTAGACGACGGTGACGTCATCGCGACGAACGACCCGTACATGTGTGCAGGCGCGGTCTCGCACACCCCGGATATGCTCCTGTTGCGCCCCATCTTCTACGACAACGACCTCGTTGGCTTTTCCAGCCAGTGGGGGAACCTGATGGACGTTGGCGGGAAAACGCCCGGGAGTATGCCCGTCCACGCGACCACTATCTTCGAAGAGGGGATGCGCCTCCCACCGGTCAAGCTCTACAAACAGGGCGAAATCGACGCCGACATTCTCGAATCGTTCGCCCACAACACCCGTTTGCCAGCGCACGCAGAAGCCGACATCAAGGCACTCGCTGCGGGGACGAAAGCCGCAGAAGACCGGGTCAAAGAGCTGTGTGACCGCTTCGGCAAGGAAACCTATCTGCAAAGCTGTGATGCAATCTTAAACCGGACTCGCGATGGGATGATCAACCTCATCCGTGAGTTCGTCCCCGAGGGTGAACGCTACACGTTCGAGGATTTCGTCGACGACGACGGGATGGGTAACGGGCCCATCAAACTCCACCTCGAAATCTATCGCGAGGGCGATACCGTCTACCTCGACTGGACGGGAACGGACGAGCAGGTTCCGGGGACGGTGAACTTCCTCTTGAACGAAAAAATGTTCAAGATGTTCACCGGGGTGTTCCTCATCATGGCCTTCGACCCATTGTTGACGTTCAACGATGGCTACTACGACCTCTTCGAGGTCACGCTGCCCGAGGGAACGGTCATTCAACCCGAGTACCCTGCTGCGCTGGGTAACCGACTGCCGCTGATGGCGCGACAGTTCGACGTCCTCCAGGCGACGTTCTCGAAGCTCATCGATGGCTTCTCCGTCGCTGGCAGTTACGGCACGTCGCCAAATCTGGTGTACGCCGGAACTGACGCCGACGGCAACGATTTCCAGATGTTGGAGATTCTGTATGGTGGCATTCCCGCTCGCCCTGGCGGTGACGGACTCGACGGTCACTCGTGGTGGCCGCTGTTTCGCACCGTCCCGGCTGAGTACCAGGAAGCCTACTACCCCATGACCATCGACGAATACAGTACGCGGCCGGATACGGGCGGCCCCGGCCAATTCCGTGGTGGCCACGGCATCACCAAGGTCTACACGTTCGAAGAAGACGGCGCAATCACCTTCCAAGACGACCGTGCGCACACCTATCCGTGGGGTGTCGACGGAGGGAAACACGGACAGACGAGTGAGAAGAAACTCATTCGAACCGACGGCACGGTCGAACAACTCCCGTCGAAAGTCGAGAACGTCCCCGTCGAAGCCGGCGATAAACTGTTCTTCAGTACGGCCGGCGGTGGCGGGCTTGGCGACCCGCTCGACCGAGACACAGAGACCGTTGCCAGAGAGGTTTCGCAGGGACTCATCTCTGCAGATGCAGCCCGTGAAGAATACGGCGTCGTCCTCGCTGCGGACGGATCCGTCGACGAAGCGAGCACGGAGCGCACCCGCGAGACGCTTCGCGACGAACGCGACGAACTCCCTGAGTTCGACTATGGCCCGCTCCCCGAAGAAGCCGTGCTCGCAGACCAAATCGCCACAGAACGCCGAGAATTCAACAACCGACGGTAACCCCGCGTACCGCTCACCCACCCGGTTCCCTCACCTCTCTCCCACCACGTTGCAACCGAGTCGGGGACGGGACTGAGCGCTTATTGATACCAACCAACACACTACACATATGGACTGGATTGACGACACGGCAAACCTCTACGAAGACCGCGAGTTCGGTGAGAGCGTCGGCATGGGCGAACGGCCCGCATTGGTGATAATCGACCTCATCAACGCGTTTACCGACCCCGACTCGAATCTCGGGTCGGACGTCTCAGACGTACTTGCCCAGACGAGTGCGCTGCTCGACGCCTTCCGTGAATACGACCTGCCACGCTACTTCACGACGGTTGCCTACGAAGAATCCTACGGGGATGCGGGTCGCTTCATCGAGAAGGTACCCGCGCTTCGAGAATTGCGACTCGGGACCGACCGTATCGAAGTCGATGATCAGATTGCACCGATGGATGCAGAACGCGTCATCCTCAAGAAATACGCGAGTGCCTTCTTCGGAACCGACCTGCAGACTGAACTCACGAACCAACGAGTCGACACGCTCGTCCTCGCCGGGGTGACCACGAGCGGGTGTGTCCGCGCGACTGCTGTCGACAGCCTCCAACATGGCTATCGGACGATCGTGCCCGCAGATGCGGTTGGCGACCGGGCAGACGGCCCACACCGCGCAAATCTGTTCGACATCGACGCGAAGTACGGCGACGTGGTTTCAACAGCGTCGGTTCTCGACTACGTCACCGAGTCGTTCGGCGAGAACTGAGCCCTGCGTTTCTCCGGCTTTCGGGCGTAACCTGTCGGGCATTTTTCGTGCACGAGCACCGTCCCGACGTACCCACCCCTACTTATACTCCCAACATAGGGAGGAACAATGGCTTTTCACCGTACGGGAGTGGTTATCATAGACACAAATGCCAGCACGAAAACGCACTGGCCCGCTCGATGGACTGCGGGTTATCGACATGTCCGGCATGATAAGCGGGGCGTTCGCCACCACGATGATGGGCGATTTTGGGGCCGATGTCGTCATGATCGAACACCCGAAGGTGGGTGACCCAATCCGCGAATGGCCACAGAAAACCGCGTCAGGTGAATCGCTGGCCTGGAAATCACTCGGGCGCAACAAGCGCTGTATCACGCTCGATCTTGGGTCAGAAGAAGGCAGAGAGATTGCACTCCTCCTCATCGAAGATGCCGACATCGTCTTTGAGAACTTCCGCCCCGGGACGATGGAACGGTGGGGCCTCGGCCCGGACGACATTCACGCGGTCAACGAGCGAGCGATTATGGTTCGGCTCTCTGGCTACGGGCAGACGGGGCCAAAGTCACAGAAACCTGGCTTCGGCACGGTTGCCGAAGGCATCTCGGGATGGGCACACGCAAACGGCTTCCCTGACAGCGAACCCTTGCTCCCACCGATTAGTCTCGCAGACCTCACCGCAGCGCAATTCGCGCTCCAGTCGACGCTGATGGCGGTCTACGAGCGCGATTTAGGCCGTAATCCGAGCGACAAAGGCCAGGTCATCGATGTCTCGCTCATCGAACCACTCTCTCGGCTGTTCTTTGGCGAGGTTGAAGCCTACGACCGGATGGAATACGTTCGCGAACGGACGGGGAATCGTCATTCGAGCACTGCCCCACGGAACATCTACGAGACGGCAGATGGCTATATGACGATGTCTGCGTCGAATCAGAAAATCTTCGAGCGGGTCGCTCGCGCAATCGACAAGCCAGAACTCATCGATGACCCACGATTCGCGGACAACGTCACGCGTGTCGAAAACGTCGACGCGCTCGATGCGGAAATCGAAGCCTGGACCAAACAGCACACAACCGACGAAGCAATCGACATTCTCGAAGCCAACGATGCCATCGTCGGCCCGGTTTACGATATGGGAGATATCTTCGAAGACGAACAGTACCAGGCTCGCGACGCCATCATCGAAGTCGACGACCCGGACGTTGGCTCGCTGAAGACGTTTGCGCCGACACCCAAGTTCTCTCGGACGCCCGGGGAGGTAGAGTTCCTTGGCCCCGGGCATGGCGAGCACAACGAAGAGGTGTACCAGGGCGAACTCGGCATGTCGACCGAGGAGTTTGCACGCCTCGACGAAGCGGGTGTCATCTAGATGCAACTGAACGACGTCACGCTCCGTGAGGGTGACCAGATGCCGGGTCGCGACTTTACCGCCTCTCAGAAGGTCGAGTGTGCCCACGCACTAGACGACGTGGGCGTTCCGTTCATTCAGCCGGCGTTTCCCGCAACGGGTGAGAAAGACCAGACGGTTGTCCGCGAACTTTCCGAGTCGACGTCAGCCGACATCATCGCGCTTGCTCGGGCGTTAGACCGTGACATCGACCTGGCGATTGACGCGGGTGCAGACGTCGTCGAGACGTTCGTGTCTGTCTCCGATAGCCATCTCGAACACCTCCTCGGCAAGTCCCGAGACGAGATGGAGACGCTCCTTCGCGATGCAGTAGACCACATCATCGAGCGAGGCGGAACGCCACACGTCACGCTCGCCGACGCCTTTCGGACGGACCCAGCCTATCTCGTCGATATCTTCGAGTTGCTCCCCGATGTGCCGATTCTCACGCTCGCAGACTCGGTGGGGGCGCGAACCCCACACACGGTTCAGCAATATTTCGACACACTCGGTGAGGACGTAGACCTCGCACGCGTTGGCGTCCACTTCCACGACGATATGGGCTGTGGGACGGCGAACGCACTCACTGCCTACCACGCTGGCGTGGCGAAGGCTGATGTGAGTATTGCCTCGCTTGGCGAACGGGCGGGAAACAGTTCGTTCGAAGAGGTTGCCGTCTCCTGTGCCGTCGATTACCAGGACGACCTGGGGCTCGACACGACGTCGCTCATCCCTGCCTGTCGCGACATCCTCGACACGCTCGGCGAGTCGTACGGTAGGCGGAAAGCGGTCCTGGGCGAAGAAATCGCCAAACACGAATCGGGAATCCATACGGCTGCCATGCTCGCAGACCCGTCGACGCTCGAACCATTCGACCCTGCAACCTTTGGTGGCGAGCGGACACTCATCTTCGGAAAGCCAACCGGTGAAGGTGGGACGACTCGCCTGCTCGAACGGGCGAACGTCGAGCCAACAGCCCAAGCGGTGAGTCGGTTCCAGGACCTACTCGCGACCCACGGCCCACTCTCACTTGCGGAAGCGCTCAAGCTTGCTTCCCGTGAGTTTGGCGACTGACGCCGTGTTAGGCGGTTTGTTTCACCCGGAACGTGAAAGGAAACGCGAACGAACACTTATCGGATTGCTAGCGAACAACACACCACAGGGGATTCAGGACACATGTTTCAAGCCGAGGTTCACCTCCAACAGGACAAGTTTTGCGTGCTAGACGACTTCGCTGCCACATTCGACGCTGGCTTCGACATCGCAATCGAGGAGTTGCACGACCATTCGGTGACGTTCGTCATCGAGTTTGACGCGGCCGAAGACGCGTACTTTGACTTTTTCGAGCGGTCTACGCAAGTCCAGCATCTCGAACAGCTAAACGAGACCACCTATCTGGTCACGAAAACCTCCTGTGGTGCGTACGACGCCATCGACCGCAATCATGGAATTTTGCGACGGCGCAATCACATCTCGGAAGCACGCCGCGTGTACACGATTCTCTTCTTCCGTCGCGAAGATTTGCGTGCAATC from Haladaptatus sp. QDMS2 encodes the following:
- a CDS encoding hydantoinase B/oxoprolinase family protein, translating into MNQNETETTPDFVRDYDIDATTLDIIESTLSNTRYEMDRVVETTAISPVIREQSDQFPLIADAKGRMVMGQFGSAIDTIIENSPFDWDELDDGDVIATNDPYMCAGAVSHTPDMLLLRPIFYDNDLVGFSSQWGNLMDVGGKTPGSMPVHATTIFEEGMRLPPVKLYKQGEIDADILESFAHNTRLPAHAEADIKALAAGTKAAEDRVKELCDRFGKETYLQSCDAILNRTRDGMINLIREFVPEGERYTFEDFVDDDGMGNGPIKLHLEIYREGDTVYLDWTGTDEQVPGTVNFLLNEKMFKMFTGVFLIMAFDPLLTFNDGYYDLFEVTLPEGTVIQPEYPAALGNRLPLMARQFDVLQATFSKLIDGFSVAGSYGTSPNLVYAGTDADGNDFQMLEILYGGIPARPGGDGLDGHSWWPLFRTVPAEYQEAYYPMTIDEYSTRPDTGGPGQFRGGHGITKVYTFEEDGAITFQDDRAHTYPWGVDGGKHGQTSEKKLIRTDGTVEQLPSKVENVPVEAGDKLFFSTAGGGGLGDPLDRDTETVAREVSQGLISADAAREEYGVVLAADGSVDEASTERTRETLRDERDELPEFDYGPLPEEAVLADQIATERREFNNRR
- a CDS encoding isochorismatase family protein, with the translated sequence MDWIDDTANLYEDREFGESVGMGERPALVIIDLINAFTDPDSNLGSDVSDVLAQTSALLDAFREYDLPRYFTTVAYEESYGDAGRFIEKVPALRELRLGTDRIEVDDQIAPMDAERVILKKYASAFFGTDLQTELTNQRVDTLVLAGVTTSGCVRATAVDSLQHGYRTIVPADAVGDRADGPHRANLFDIDAKYGDVVSTASVLDYVTESFGEN
- a CDS encoding hydantoinase/oxoprolinase family protein; the encoded protein is MTHNLGVDVGGTFTDVIVFDEDTHELTIDKVLSTPENPSTGVINGINEATTKAGTTVADLNLLFHGTTVVTNMLLEETGSRVGLITTKGHEDVLHLARAWTPGPLYGWMGMDKPDPLADLVDTRGISGRINSPDGEELTPLDEAEVREQVRALADAGVESLTVSLLNSYLNSAHEERVRELIADEAPDLPVSISSEIVPEYGEYERTLTTVINDYARPQVITYLDDLDDSLEAAGSAAKMNVVRSDGGLMSSTAAKNHPVELALSGPSGGVVGAATIANKKGVPDVLTLDMGGTSTDVSLVEDGTPGTTRQTKVGYREFKSRAVDVNTVGAGGGSIARVQLSGSLQVGPESSGADPGPACYGQGGEEPTVTDANVVLGRIPPSVQLGGRMDLDREAAREAIQTIADERDSSVEEAAQAILDIVNENMHGALRVVSVERGYDPRDFGLVAFGGAGPMHANALADVMDSYPLIIPPGPGVMSAFGFLTSDVQNEFSETYLETDEDVEGDAVAARLEHLQGEATDWLLSEGVDADQHAFEFFADCRYYRQDIQMSIPIDIDKLRDGAGLAEIKDDFERRHDQQFGFSLDAPLEIANLRVIGKGTIQGVTLEEAELGDADASGAKVGTHEVYFDDTYHKSGIYDRTKLTPGNVVPGPAIVTDADSTVVIQPDHEATVDRFANLEINRSESQ
- a CDS encoding LeuA family protein — encoded protein: MQLNDVTLREGDQMPGRDFTASQKVECAHALDDVGVPFIQPAFPATGEKDQTVVRELSESTSADIIALARALDRDIDLAIDAGADVVETFVSVSDSHLEHLLGKSRDEMETLLRDAVDHIIERGGTPHVTLADAFRTDPAYLVDIFELLPDVPILTLADSVGARTPHTVQQYFDTLGEDVDLARVGVHFHDDMGCGTANALTAYHAGVAKADVSIASLGERAGNSSFEEVAVSCAVDYQDDLGLDTTSLIPACRDILDTLGESYGRRKAVLGEEIAKHESGIHTAAMLADPSTLEPFDPATFGGERTLIFGKPTGEGGTTRLLERANVEPTAQAVSRFQDLLATHGPLSLAEALKLASREFGD
- a CDS encoding helix-turn-helix domain-containing protein; translation: MFQAEVHLQQDKFCVLDDFAATFDAGFDIAIEELHDHSVTFVIEFDAAEDAYFDFFERSTQVQHLEQLNETTYLVTKTSCGAYDAIDRNHGILRRRNHISEARRVYTILFFRREDLRAIITEFKQIGKVTLGKVTHFNEPSARLTERQYEAVSAALEHGYFKWPREMKSEDLAAELGISRATFLEHLRKAQAKLLADAMEGTEHPARGNAPESKAH
- a CDS encoding CaiB/BaiF CoA-transferase family protein, producing the protein MPARKRTGPLDGLRVIDMSGMISGAFATTMMGDFGADVVMIEHPKVGDPIREWPQKTASGESLAWKSLGRNKRCITLDLGSEEGREIALLLIEDADIVFENFRPGTMERWGLGPDDIHAVNERAIMVRLSGYGQTGPKSQKPGFGTVAEGISGWAHANGFPDSEPLLPPISLADLTAAQFALQSTLMAVYERDLGRNPSDKGQVIDVSLIEPLSRLFFGEVEAYDRMEYVRERTGNRHSSTAPRNIYETADGYMTMSASNQKIFERVARAIDKPELIDDPRFADNVTRVENVDALDAEIEAWTKQHTTDEAIDILEANDAIVGPVYDMGDIFEDEQYQARDAIIEVDDPDVGSLKTFAPTPKFSRTPGEVEFLGPGHGEHNEEVYQGELGMSTEEFARLDEAGVI